Below is a genomic region from Rhododendron vialii isolate Sample 1 chromosome 5a, ASM3025357v1.
AAGTCTGAGCGGCTATGAGAGCAAGAGCAACAGTGAAAACTCCAAATTGAGCTCACCACCACCCATTCTTTGTCGGCCTCCTCTGCACCCACATGGTAGAAGATCACCCTGCAATGAATCATTGACGTCGTCTCCTCAACGGAATTTATCTCCCTGGCGGTCTTTCTCTCTGTCTGATCTGCAGTGTGCTGCTGCTACAACTCCCTGTATCACTGGTATAGAAATTATTAGTGGAGTTAAGGACGAAGTCCCGTGAAGTCTAACATTACTCTCTGGATCTATGAATGTGAAGTTTGGAAGATGTTCATGGTGTTTGTATGCTTTGAATATGTTCTCCGGGTTTGATCTTGTGGTTCGCCCCAGTGTACTAGTTTAAGCAAACAATGCCACGGCATTTTTCAGAATATAATGGCAGCAGTATTGTTTAAATCCTGCCTTTTCTTTACCTTCATAGCATGGATGTCTTGCATTTTTGTTTAAATCCCGTCAATGAGTGTTGATGCATTCTACCAGTCCTGCCATCGTAAGTGTTTGCTTTATGGTTTGCAACTACTGCAACCAAATGGTTTGCAGGCAAAAGGTTTAGAAGATGTGGTATCTATCAATTGGTTGCCCATTTTCTTGAACCGCTTTTGAGTCCTCTCTGTGGGTGGTTAAACAAACTCAATGCGGGTTACCTGTGCCGTCTATCTTCTCCTGCCCGACTAGAGAAAGATCACCTCAGCATCAATGGTTATGGTATTGTTAAAAACTCAATTCTTTATTTATTCGTCTTGAGACAACTGGCCGGTACAAAGTTTAAGTGATTGGAGAGACACAATGGCAGGATAAATGTAGTAGTATTGTTTCATAGAGATCCTGTTGAGTGGTACAAGGTAGTCCGTTTGGGAATTCTTTCCAAGCTTGGTTATGACTGCTCAGCAAATCTGTCCTGTACCTTGTTGAAGTTGAAGGGATTAAGAGAGATGGTGGATTCTTTCAGATGTGGTCTTCAAGTTCCATGGAAATCATGTTGACTGGTATTTTCTAGTGTATTCCTTTGCAAGGGACATTAGTCCTCTTGGACATGGAGAAGCGATTAGAGAAAGTGGGACTCTAGTAGTCTTGTTCCATGGTCGTCATGTTAGAGTGGTACAGGTTGCAGACAACTTCTCCAGTGCTATTTTATCTTCGTTGAACACAACCAGCCATAACTTGCTTCCTTGGAATTGCAGTGATCTCAGACACAGGTTGTGACGCAACATCACTAAGCTGCAATAAATAGAAACCACGTTGGGTGCCTTTTCAGGACTGATTATCGGTCTTCTAGGAAGCATATGATTACTCTCTTGAAGTTTAGTGGTGATTGGAGCCATAAGGCCTGCTGTGATATCTTATATTCAGGTTTCAAAGAAATATAACTAGGGCTATCGTTTGGACTCCTTTCCAGAAGGATGCAGGAACAACGCAGTTTAAGGTGGTTAAGAGCGATTCAGAAGCATTTCAGAAGCTTCCTGAGGTGAAACTGGACTTGTCTCACGAATGTAGCTTGTTGAATATTCTAGAATGCTTTCTTGATTGGTATTGATCCGGCTAGCTATGATGTGGAGTCAAGCATGTTCTGGCTCAGGTTTGTATCCTCTTGACCATGCTCCATGAGAATTTATGCTTTCACATAAAATTAGCAATAACTTTGCAACTTGAAATGCCTACTCAGTTTTTAATTCAAACATGTATATGTTATAATTCAGTAGGCTTGTTTCATTCGTCTCATTCATTGTTTGAGTTGCCATGTTACTAAGAAGCACCGATACGCTCTCAAGACTTACATACCTGTGTCCCAGACATTTGGGACACGGCCGGGCGCATCCCAGACACGTGTCCAGCATGTGGTTGATTACATGAGAGGGACCCGCCAGAAACTTGTGGTTGGACAAGGTGTACAGGAGAAGCCTTTGCTAACTTTTTCGGTGAGTGTTTCTTATGGTTTGggatgcaaaaaaaagaagaggaggaggaggaggagaaagaaagggAGGAGATGGAAAGTCGTATCAAAGAGGCGAGTGTTTCTGGCCACTGCTGAACCGATGTGCCCCTTCGAATGTATAGCAGAAACTGTTAACCAACATCTATGGTTTTATCTTATTATACCTCTCTTGGGTTGTGAAATGGCCCTGATGTATATAGATAAAGAGGTCAGCCCATTTTTATAAGATTGTGAAGTGGCACGGACAAAGCCCAATCATCATATAATATATAGCTGGGCCTATTTAAGAATAAACTGTTATAAAGGGAATAGCAGCCCAACATCTATAACTAAAGGGTTGGTTCTGAAATTTGAATGTTGAGTATTTCTTTTTCgcttgttttatttatttttattggcaAATTTAGTATTTGCGatcaaatataaaataaaaattaagagaggtATAGTATAGGaaatattcaaattttcttttgaaaaaatatactaTAATTGTgagataaaaaatatttaattcaaCATATCCCCAACATCTCCATGTCCTAATTTTTGGAGAAATACTGTGTCCACGTGTCCGTATCTATGCTCCTTAGTGACACTGGGTAGCCCATTCTGATGATGTAGGAAAATATGcaggaaaaagagaaggaaagaaagcaCACCGAATCCCATTACAATCCCATTGTCGTTTATCATAACGACAAAATTAGAATCCGGACAATTATCGCTTTTGCAATAACGAACTTTTGAATCCTTTAATATATATGTTGTATTAATAGTTAGGTCCGTTATTAAGATTCCAATCATTTGGCTAAATTTGCGTATAACACTAACCGATCCAGAAGATTGGGTGCCGACAAAAGCTTGCACCAACCAAAAACGGTTTGGAATCCGGATAAGTACCGGTTTTATAACGACAAACTTTTGAAACCTTTTACTGTATTTAATGTTGCATTAGTAGTAAAAATAGCGTTACTAGGATTCCAATTTGGCGGTAATATCGCAGATATCAGAATAAGATTTACCAGATTGGGCGCTGACAAAAGCTTACATTAACTTAAAACATTCCGACACAGATTCTGCCTTTCTTACAGGACAgcaaatgaaattattttttcaaattagcACTGGAGTGGGAAACTACGAATTTATGGCTGATTCTTGCAATGAAAGCGGAAAAATATTAGTTATACTGAAATGCAAGACATAGTATATGTGTCGATATGTTAGCTCAGAACTTTATGATTTCTTATTTTTGCTTCATCTTTTTCAACTTGAAATTTATCACACAAGCTAGAAGATTACCATCTAGATTGCGCTATGAAGTATTGCTCTAAATCAGGTGTATTTTTCACCATTGATTCTATAGCCCAGTTAACTCCCGCTTAGTTTCAGATTGAAGGGAAAAGTGAGTTGTGAACTTTGAACCAGGACGAGCGTTACAACTTTTATTGACCAGTTGTAATTAGCCTAgcattgcaaaagaaaaaggtgTTGCAAGTAGACAACCATTCGGGCTTTTTCGATTCCTTTGCCCTCTCGTCATGTTTTACAAGTGTAAAAATTTCCTTTAGCCAGATACTCATACTGTCAGAAACGGTAGATGTATGAATGAGTCCAATAGGGATTGCTATAATCACATTCAAAACATTAATTACCACCTTCCCTGGTAGGATTTCTTTCTTAAAAAGATTCCAATGCAATAATGACTTTGTTTCATAGAGAGGACTTCGATAAGAACAACCTCCTGACATTTACTCGTGTAATTAGCTTGCGTAGATTTGTCGAATTGCTATAAATTGAAGTGGGGTGGTGAGTTCTGGTTGTGGCTGCAAGAGGTTTTTTACTATGTCTCTGCAAGTTTGTCAAGGGAGCTGTCCTCAGGTCTCTTCTTAATTTGTTGGTACATCAGAGTTTTATCTTCTCATTGTCATGTTTATATGTAATCTGACATTGAAATCCATGACTGCTAAAATTGATTGAAGAAACAGGATAGGTCTTCAGGTTAATTTGGGTTTCCATAGATgtttttcactaattttttgcaGCCCCCTTTGAGATTTCGAGGGCTATATCCAGCAGATGGCCACTCCCACGTAGCCAGACTTGCTTTCCCCAACAGTTCTGAGGTCTGGTTTTGCCCCCTTCATTTTGTGCCGACAGACAATAGTTACAAGTCATAAAGGCACACTCCCGTCTACCACTCGAAAAATTCTTGCTAGATCTCAGTTGCTAAAATGTGATGGGCTTcttgcttttatttttaatttcaataGCTTTTAGTTCTTATGACACCTTTTGGCAACGCAGGGATTCACCCTGTTGTGTTTTTCGTCATTTACTTTGACTCGTCTCATTGTTTTCTCTTCTGATCTTGACCAACTCTGGGTTAATCTACTTGATCTGATTTTTAGCTTGTGTGAGCAGGTTTTCTAATACCTTCTGGCTTTCTCTCTACATCTGGGGGTATGTTCGCGAATATGCTTCTTGTCATGATGGCTACTACAACAATATTCATTACCTCTGAAGAATTCAAGCTTTTTCACAACATAGACAGGAGGCTCTACACCCACCTCACAAAAGACCTCTATCGTGACCCTGTGGAATCCATGCGCGTTATGGCCTTGTGGCTCTGGTTGGAGCGATCTAGCTGCTTCACCAGGATCATCAAAAGGATTCTGTCCCTACCCCTCATTCTCATAAATGAACTTGCTGATGAGGCAGTCACATGCCTCAATTGTCTCACTGCAAACCCCTTCCTTATCTTGTCTGACTCAAACGATATCCCCCTCACCCAAAACCTGATGAGCAATGAAATCACTCTCCAATACTTCCATGAAAACCGCCTCACTGCAATTCAAGGCATTACAAAGACGATAACCGAAGTTTGTGTTAGGGCTTTGTCAGACATTATGCATGAAGCCATGGAGAGAAATTCTGCCCAGAATTTGGCTGAAACACAGATGCTCGTGTCAAGCCTGGTTCAACCGGGGTTCGATCGCTTGAGAATTGGCGAATTTGAGATAAGGGCTAAACCACCACACGAGGTGACAGTGGTCCACCCGGATGATAGGACCATGTTTGTCACCTTTTCCAAGGGTTATCCTGTGGGTGAAAGGGAGATCAGGGAGTTCTTCACTCAGATCTATGGGGATTGCATTGAGTCTCTCTACATGCAAGAAGTGCAAGTGGGCGAACAGTCCTTGTTCAGTAGAATTGTGTTCTATTCCCCCTCCTTCATCGATCTGATCCTCAAAGGCGAGGGGAAAGTCAAGTTCACTATCAATGGGAAGCACGTGTGGATGCGAAAGTTTGTACCCAAACACCGTGCCCTGCTACCCCCTCCGCTGCTGCTGCGACCTGGTGTGATAGGCAGTTCCTATCCTCGGAGTGCGTAACGTTATATGGTTTCATAAATGTCCTCTGTTTGTAGCTGAAGTACTAATGTTCCCATTTTGAAAACTATGGAAGTCCATGGCTAGGACTCTATGTTGTAGCAGGGATGGgactatcaaaaaaataagaagatctAGATGAACTTGTTATATGAATTTTAATGTTGAAGTTGTACTAATGTTCAGTAGTGTGCGCCTTATGTTTTTTTCTACTAAGTGCTGAACACAATTTAACTGGTAAAATGTCGAATTGAAACTGACGGTACCTAACACATttgttgttttcaattttttgtctttgaaAGTCACGTTTCATTTGTCCTGGTTTGAAGAAGTTGGGATTTTGAGACTACTTTCTCGTATCCCTTCGTAGGCTTACATCAAATCTAGATATAGATTTCAAGACTTTTACTTGAATGAGTCGAAATTGCAGATTTATCATTCAATGGCCCTTCCTTTAAAGATTGTGCAACACCAACTCAGGGCATATATGTTTGCCGCGGTGTAAGTATAATAGATATATTTTGTGGTGGCGCATAATAATAGAAATACCATTGATTGTGTCAACAAACATTCAtacaataatatatatatatatatatatatatatatatatatatatatatatatatatatatatatatatatattctgaaTTGGACATTGATACAATATTTGTGCTGAAAAGGTATGCCAATGGTCCTACTACTTTGCAAATAAATACCCTCTTGATGTATTATGAATAGctagtgtagacaccccattctgaactgtccagataacgttctTTGTCAAtattttatttccccaatgatgattttggtcgaaAGCAGTCTGAGGATGACGatggtgtttgagctttgagcgtcccgaacctctttcaaacccttcaaaaccagagccaaacagccccagcaaaacccaaactgacTTACGCTATTGATctcttggcgcacgccagtcatctgccatgtgtcggtcatcgaccgttgacccagttataaTTGGCGCACGTAGgttcatatgtggcgcacgccagtcaattccagtcaaatcaacttgattcagccacttgggcgggacttttgtgccaccctgacgtcggccacagtagcccctgatgattatatcgtccaggcccgtTCCCTCTCTTTCCTAcaacccccatcaaggcaagtcacatgcatttaatgcatgggaggctcccttcctcctctaaccagccaaacaaggccctagatcaaactgatctcagtcactccccctctatatatactcccctctcacactcttgcaaagggttaccaagttcacaaagggttagcatcatcaagaagcaaaagcacccctcttctctcttcttgctctttctctcctcttcttccattgaaagagaaaggaaagaagctcacttccatatacctccactgatatccagtcaccatacaacatccatcttcaacctctaggCTCTAAATCACCTACGaacttcaacacccaaaaggtataccacctttgcattcctttctgtcttcgacccctgaggggaaccaacAAGGCCTAagctggtaaacaatactagtcctggccttgaactggtaaaaatacaacaatcgtatgcgatGATACTTGGCGCACGCTAGTTTCTACATGCCgcacgccagtcatggcagtacgagcgcaactggcgtggggatcatggatcgtcaatccttttgttttatctttctgtcaatcacccttgcatgctaaacaaCCAGTTTGTTGCTTTCTGTATGCTTAGAACTGTTTAGACGTAAAGGTTATTGCTTACTCTTTATttattcaaaaggcctctgggatccttctggtcatgttccagagcccagatgatgcaaaaaccaagcactggattagggtcaaacgtgcgtacggcagtccatgactggcgtacggcagttaaagctaggatccagtggctggcccttgcatcttagcttaatcttggcctccttcctgtccccactctgttagggggtttcttttctattttcatggctttaAGCcgtctcatctgtctgtaaatatatatatcctgtttatttaactgcatggtttgttctgggtgtgcgctggtccttttccagagcccagtgGGTTGCAAACGaggactgtgaaactagatgagtggagtacgccagtctccctGTGGCTTGCGCAAGTcaaatcaacatgcagtggctcggccagtgcatgctggtagaacttgctcacgcccctgcggggcagcgtactacaatttgtccagtttgctcagtgcttgttctcaatctatatttagcattgcaatcaagccattcataaacattttgtcacataaataaCAACTTGTTATaatgctttaatccccattatctgttcccccgccctaactggctaaaaaatgatcaaatgagagagaaatgcaagcgcttttacaaaatgcccga
It encodes:
- the LOC131325327 gene encoding uncharacterized protein LOC131325327 isoform X2, with amino-acid sequence MFANMLLVMMATTTIFITSEEFKLFHNIDRRLYTHLTKDLYRDPVESMRVMALWLWLERSSCFTRIIKRILSLPLILINELADEAVTCLNCLTANPFLILSDSNDIPLTQNLMSNEITLQYFHENRLTAIQGITKTITEVCVRALSDIMHEAMERNSAQNLAETQMLVSSLVQPGFDRLRIGEFEIRAKPPHEVTVVHPDDRTMFVTFSKGYPVGEREIREFFTQIYGDCIESLYMQEVQVGEQSLFSRIVFYSPSFIDLILKGEGKVKFTINGKHVWMRKFVPKHRALLPPPLLLRPGVIGSSYPRSA
- the LOC131325327 gene encoding uncharacterized protein LOC131325327 isoform X1; the encoded protein is MMWSQACSGSGFLIPSGFLSTSGGMFANMLLVMMATTTIFITSEEFKLFHNIDRRLYTHLTKDLYRDPVESMRVMALWLWLERSSCFTRIIKRILSLPLILINELADEAVTCLNCLTANPFLILSDSNDIPLTQNLMSNEITLQYFHENRLTAIQGITKTITEVCVRALSDIMHEAMERNSAQNLAETQMLVSSLVQPGFDRLRIGEFEIRAKPPHEVTVVHPDDRTMFVTFSKGYPVGEREIREFFTQIYGDCIESLYMQEVQVGEQSLFSRIVFYSPSFIDLILKGEGKVKFTINGKHVWMRKFVPKHRALLPPPLLLRPGVIGSSYPRSA